CACCACCTTTGAAGAGCGAAGCACGGGACCTTTACCACGTGGCCATAGTCTTTGGTACGTGGATTCACTAATGATCGAACGTGCTGAGCCAGTATCCACTTCCATTGACATAGGGGCACCATCTAAGGTAACGTTTATTACCAAGGGCTCATTATCACCATGCACGTGGTACAATTCTTCAAGGTCACTCTCACTCTCGACCACGTATTTCACATTCTTAGAAACGTGACTGTTCACTACTCGATTCGAGTCTATTGGCGCCGACTTCTTCCGAGTAGTCCTGCAAACGAGTCGCAGGTGACCACGTTTGCCGCATCCCTCACACGTTTCATTCTTGTGCTTGCACGCAGGGCGGATGTGTCCTACCTCCCCACAACAGTAGCACACTGCCTGCGCCGCTGACTGGGTTGATGACACCTTATTAACCGTCAAAGTAGACGGAAGAGTGGTGTGAAGCTCCGAAGCACCACGTTCTGCCGTCTCCATGCTGAGAGCAATCTTCTGTGCTTCTTCTGGGTATTTGTGTCGCGTATTCCACACACGAAACGATCCCTTAATGCCTCATCCAAGAAGCCACCAAAACTGCATTTGGTTGCCTGTCGCCTGAGCGCGGACACGAATTCGATGACTCGTTGGTTGGCTTGCTGTGAAAGATTGTTGAACCTGAACCTTTCCATACTGATGGTTGTCGATGGTTCGTACAGCTTCTCCAGTGTTTTGGTGATTTCGTCAAACTTGAGCTCTTTCGGTAGCTTAGGTGCAACAGCATTCTTCAAATCCATGTAAGCTGCGGCACCCATGGAGCATAGAAGAACTGCAGTTTTCTTAGCTGGAGAAGTGATTTCATTCGCCTCGAAGTACTGTTCAACCACTTCACAGTATGCAGCCCAGTCTGTTAGGTCCTTGTCGAACGCCTCAAGGCGGCCCCAAGTCGCTGCTATAACTCCGGTCAGGACTTGCTCTTAGTTCCTTGAAAGCAAACTTAAGTGTCTCAGTGCGTGAGAATTTCTCGTCGCCAGTGTGGTAACTCAGTTCAACGAGGACAAGGGAATAGAGACACTGGGTGGCCAGAAGGTGCGTTTACTAGCGAGGGCCAGACAGGACTGACTCCTCAGCAAAAGTGGTGATACACATCAGTAACGGAACAGTCTCGAGCTCGAGACCGATACTACACattccacctttaattacagtaatggttatgtgtacagtcaggatctttatgattTTCCTGACGAgaaaatactggctatgtgtccttccttagtccagaaggtgactaagatgatgACCTCCTCCAACCttgtccttctcaccttttttgggtccaccctccctgaccgtgaTAATGTCGGGCCTATTAATCTTAGTGataggcgttttgtttctcaccctcttcagtgtttctcatattattcgtacggtcacggcaaaagctcctgtaaggaagctgctcgatgtggtaattgctctgcactagattcACATTCTGaagagcattgcaatgctgctgcttattgctttcattgccgtgacgctcaccaggtacgttccaggcaatgccccaggtatctccctggagcaggacattttacagcttgctaactcgCAGTTCATCTgccttggtagtgcccgccgcgaactcctgtaccgccagaaggacggtactggtgcgacatcctatgcttctttggccgctcgctcttcagctgagtctgccggtccgaagacaagtCCTGCTTCCTCTCGCtttgttggggcgggtggtcctgttcatctgtCTAATAGGTTGGCCGTTTTGTccaatgactcggttgagtcatctcttagaagtgacgaaaaCAATACGGATTTGACCAAAGTAACCCATGTaatagatgtccatttgccacctgtatcgccaaagcctttgaagggcctgaccaagcggcaccgcggctctgcggagtcgatagatttagctcagcctaaacaatctaaggtttctctcGGTGCACGTGACCGTGAGACCTACaaggaccgctctgcaatggtagctccagttgtttctactcagcctcctgtgacgccctccgtctcagatcgggcttcttgtgacgaggacggtcttagcatggagacgtccgatgatagtGTCACAGCCGTCCATCGTGGACCCACTCTATCAGTCCATCCTGACTATCGtcttccgatgaccggtaggagtgatgatggttcgcatcactcaacggtaggccgaaaggctgcggtccaacgacccggtacatctcaactcccggtatcttctcgtcggttgattatttctagtcaggcgagccacgggcagcccattcaaaaggctcggccgtccactgcacctaaatagtcatcttcaagcttctacagtggaactgtagaggccttcgcgcctcgtgggggtaGCTCCGAactttattgtcggagttctctccagcctcgGTAGCTTTATAAGAGACTATGCTATGTGATAGTACTTaatctagtcctcctggctatcgtgccttttttagcactcctttccctgaccagggccacgacggtggcacagctat
This region of Portunus trituberculatus isolate SZX2019 chromosome 12, ASM1759143v1, whole genome shotgun sequence genomic DNA includes:
- the LOC123502648 gene encoding uncharacterized protein LOC123502648, translated to MGAAAYMDLKNAVAPKLPKELKFDEITKTLEKLYEPSTTISMERFRFNNLSQQANQRVIEFVSALRRQATKCSFGGFLDEALRDRFVSSTQSAAQAVCYCCGEVGHIRPACKHKNETCEGCGKRGHLRLVCRTTRKKSAPIDSNRVVNSHVSKNVKYVVESESDLEELYHVHGDNEPLVINVTLDGAPMSMEVDTGSARSIISESTYQRLWPRGKGPVLRSSKVVLRTYTGEKVRPKGSVNVEVVQGGKKSSLPLVVVPGNGPALVGRDWLPHINVPWPYSAVNNVATEEEFSHLFKDELGTLKDVEVSLSMQAGCQPRFFKPRSLPYAMRAKVEAELERLVATGVLSPIKSSKWATPIVPVMKKTMMCGCAATTS